Proteins encoded in a region of the Cyanobium sp. AMD-g genome:
- a CDS encoding response regulator transcription factor yields MHPPLLVVEDDDTIRETIRDVLVLEGFSVTACANGREALRTLQECPPGEEFSLVVLDLMLPGLGGLDLCRQLRSAGNQTPILVVSARDSETDRVLGLEVGADDYLIKPFGLRELVARCRALLRRSRSVEVSAKVFQHANLSLYPEECRVTRDGLEVNLSPKEYRLLELFMQNPRRVWSRDKLLERVWGYDYFGDSKTVDVHIRWLREKLEANPSAPEHLITVRGFGYRFG; encoded by the coding sequence GACACGATCCGCGAAACGATCCGTGACGTCCTCGTTCTGGAGGGGTTTTCGGTCACGGCCTGTGCCAATGGCCGTGAGGCCCTGCGCACCCTGCAGGAGTGCCCGCCGGGCGAGGAGTTTTCCCTGGTCGTGCTGGATCTGATGCTGCCGGGCCTGGGGGGCCTGGATCTCTGCCGCCAGTTGCGTTCCGCCGGCAACCAGACCCCCATCCTGGTGGTCAGTGCCCGCGACAGCGAGACCGACCGGGTCCTGGGGCTTGAGGTGGGCGCCGACGACTACCTGATCAAGCCCTTCGGCCTGCGGGAGCTGGTGGCCCGCTGCCGGGCCCTGCTGCGCCGCAGCCGCTCCGTGGAGGTCAGCGCCAAGGTGTTTCAGCACGCCAACCTCAGCCTGTACCCCGAGGAGTGCCGGGTCACCCGCGATGGCCTCGAGGTGAATCTTTCCCCCAAGGAGTACCGGCTGCTGGAGCTGTTCATGCAGAACCCGCGCCGCGTCTGGAGCCGCGACAAGTTGCTGGAGCGGGTCTGGGGTTACGACTACTTCGGCGACAGCAAGACCGTCGACGTGCACATCCGCTGGCTGCGCGAAAAGCTGGAGGCCAATCCTTCGGCACCCGAACATCTGATCACCGTCCGGGGCTTCGGCTACCGCTTCGGCTGA